The nucleotide sequence AAATAAAAGCTGCAACAGTATTTGTTTTTACAAGTTGTGTAAATTGCTCTTTTATAGTTTTAAAATTATTTTGGTTAGGAACAGGAAGACGTTCTACATCTATAAAAAAATCTTTGAAGGGACCATTGTAAACAGATAAACCAGATACACTCATGGCACCAAAAGTATCACCATGAAACCCATCTTCTAAAGCAATTATTTTATTGCGCTTTTCATCATTGTTAAAATGATATTGTAACGCCATTTTTATAGCAACATCTACAGAAGTTGAGCCATTATCACTAAAAAATAATTTTTCCTGATTCTCAGGAAGAATATTAATTAAAGCTTCTGATAGCTTTACAGCAGGTTCGTGCGTAAACCCTGCAAATACAACATGATCTAACTGTTGCATTTGTAGGTTCATTTTTTTGATAATATAATCATTACAATGCCCATACATGCAAGTATACCAAGATGCTATCCCATCAATATAACTATTGCCATTTTCATCGTATAATAATGCGCCCTTGGCTTTAGTGATGGCCAAATGTTCAGGGTGTAATTTATGTTGTGTTAATGGATGCCACAGATGTTTTTTATCACGTTCTTTTATGCTCATAATAATTTTCTATGTATTTTACTTAACTGAGATTTCAAAAATAATTGATTTTTATTATAGCTTTTCTTTAAAAACATCTGCATATTCTTTAATTACGTTTTTATCAAAATAAGGCTCTTCATTGATACGTCCAATAACAGGAGTATTTGTCATTTTTTGAATAATATCTTCTGTCGATTTATGTTCATTTCCACTATAAATAAGAGAAATATCAAACCCCCTTTCTGTTAAATAATTTAAAGTCAATAGTGTATGGTTAATACTCCCTAAATAATGACGAGATACAACAATAACTTTATATTTAGGTTTGATAATATCTAAAACTGTTTGTTTATTATTTAAAGGAACTAATAATCCACCAGCCCCTTCAATAATTAAATTGTTTTTGATTTTTGGAGCGGTTATTTTTTTTAAATCTATAGTAATGCCATCAATATTTGCTGCACCATGTGGACTCATAGGTGTTTGCAGCGCATAGGTACTTGGGTAAAATTTAGATTTCGAATTTGATATTAAGCATTTTACTTTATGTGTATCTGTATTGTCTAATTCTCCAGCTTGTATAGGCTTCCAATAATCAGCCTCTAGAGCTTCAGTAAGTATAGCCGATGCTATTGTTTTTCCTACATCTGTAGATATTCCTGTAACAAAATAAGTGTTCATTTTATATTGAATTCGGTTTTACATTGTTCGCAAATATATTTATGCTTTGTATGAAAGGGAAGTGTTCCGGTTAATACACCAATACAAAATGAAAAAAAGGATTTAAAATCAGTTATCGTTGAGAACAATTCTATTTTTTCACTTTCACAATTTGGGCACTTAATAATATTACCTTGATCATTTATCGAATATCTTTGGATAGATCGCAAAATAATTTCAGCTTCATCGACCTGGTCAGACAATACTTTTAATTTCACACCACCAATAGCATTACTTACCAAAGGATCTGTATCTATAGTAAGGTTGTCGGATAGAAATACTTCTATACCTTCAGATTCTAATCGCCCTTTTATAATCTGTGCTTCCGAAGAATATTGAAATTTTGCTATAGTTTTAAATATGTCACTCATGCAGCTACAAAAGTAGCTAAGAAGCTTAAAACTTTTGTTATTTCTTCTTTAGAATTGTAAGAATGGATACAAAACCTCAATCGTTCTTCTCCTTTTGATACTGTAGGAGATAAAATAGGTTTTACATTAAAGCCACTTTCTTTAAGTTTATTAGAAATAGATTTCACTAATTTGTTTTTAGGAATAATGCATGATTGTATCGCAGAATCACTATTTATAAAATAAGTGCTAAGGTTTTTATGTTTTATTTCAGATTTAAAAAATTGAATATTATAATGCAATTTTTTAATTGCATCTGTGTTTTTTAACTCATTATAAGCTGATTCAATAGTTGCTAAAGTATGTAATGGTAATGCAGTAGTGTAAATGAAGCTTCGTGCAAAATTAATGAGATATTCTTTTAAATTTCTAGAGCCTAAAACAGCAGAACCATGACATCCTAACGCTTTTCCGAAAGTAACAAGTCTAGCAAAAATCTGATCTTGTATTCCTAATTCTTGTATTAATCCTTTTCCATTACCAAATACTCCTAAAGTATGAGCTTCGTCTATAATTAAATGATAATTATATTGTGTGCAAAAATCACAAAATTGAATTAGATTGGGTGAATCTCCATCCATAGAAAAAACAGATTCGGTTACAATATAAACTTCTGACTTAATATTAGTTTTGGTAAGTCGAAGTAATTTTTCTTGCAAATCTGTTAAATCATTATGCTTGAATTTATACGATTTTGCATTACTTAAAGAAATGCCATCTCTTATAGAAGCGTGACTATATTCGTCATAAAAAATAAAATCATCTTTTTGAGGAATACAAGAGAGTAAACCTAGATTAGCATCATACCCAGAATTAAAAATTAAAGCAGTTTCACTTTCGTGAAATTCACAAAGTGCTTCTTCTACTAAAGTATATAAATAATGATTCCCATTAAGTAAACGAGAACCAGTTGCTCCATTTTGCAATAATTCATGTTCAGTTAAATACTGATGAGTATTGGTAAAGATTGATTTAGATTTTGAAAATCCTAAATAATCATTAGATGTAAAATCGATTAAATTTGATGCTATACTATTAAGCTCTCGAAATGAATTATTCTCTTTCCGTTGGTTGAGTTTAGATTGAAGTTTTTTTGGAAATTGCTTCATAGGAAGCAAAGGTATTACTAAATCTAAATAGTTAAGCTTATTTCGGCATTTTTAAAACTATCTTTGTGTATTAACTTAAAGTTACCTTTATCTGTAGCATCTAAGACATCAATATTTAATTTTTCAGCAATAAAAAAAGCTTTTTTAAATGCATTTTGATAATCTGATAATGTAATAACATTCAACTTATCATTGTTTTCATTCCACAAATTAAGTTCATATTTATCATTAGTTTTAAAAACCGAAATGTATTGAGGGCGTGTTAATTTTTTCCACTTTCTTCTAAACTTAAGTAATCCAAGTGTATATGTTCGACGCATTTTACGATGCTTTAAATCTAATTTAACTCTAGAATTAATAATGTGTTGGTATGTAAACATTACTAAAAACCCAAAAGCCCAAATGATATACATATATGCCACAGCATCTGTAACATCTGGTTTAGGAACTATATATAATACAACATATATTGCAGTAGCAATAAAAAGAATATAAGCAGAAATTATAACAATTGTTTTAATGGACAGTTTTTGAGGCTCCTGAATAATTAAGTCTTTTGTTTTCATCTGTTTGGATTAATTGTTGGTATATCAGATGTAGGTTTTCCAAGATTAGACTTCGGCTGGGACAGAACGCATTAACATGGATTAATTATAAATACAAAGTTACGTATTATTGTTTGGTTTTAATTTGCTAAAAAATACACTTTATCGAAAAAAGCAATGCGTTTTGACTTAATAATGAGAGTTTTATATCAAAAATGATAATATTTTATATTGTTTAAAAATAAAAAATTATTGTTTATCGATAATTTTATTATATATTTGTTATCGTTAAACAGTAATTATGAATACTGCAAGAATACTTTATTCGATATTAAATGTTATTATTTTCCTACTTCTAATAGGTATTGGTTTGGGAATCTTCTTTTTTGTAATGATTCTATTTGGTGTGAAACAAGATTTTCTAGGTATAGATGAAGGTTTAGTCAGTTTCAAAACTGAAGCAATGTTGTATGTATATACAATCTTAAGGCTTGGAGTCTACGTCGTTTTTGTTGTTACTCTTTGGAATATGAGAAAGGCTACAAAATTGTTATTAAAAAAAGATTTTTATAACAAAGAACTTATAAACGCACTATCAACCTCTGGAAAACTTATGGTTATTGCTGGAATTTCTTCATGGTGTATTAATGGGATAAGTAATGTGTTTTTTAAATTCAAATTTTTAATTGGTCTAAGCGAAAAAACATTGGTGTATTTATTAATAATAGCCATGGGATTGTTTTTTATGCTAATCAGTACGGTTCTTAGAGACACTAAGATTATAAAAGAAGAAAACGACCTAACCATTTAAGTTATGCCAATCATTGTAAATCTTGATGTAATGCTCGCAAAACGAAAAATGAAAAGCAAAGACTTGGCAGAAATCATTGGTATTACTACAGCAAATTTGTCTATTTTAAAATCAGGGAAGGCTAAAGCCATTCGGTTTTCCACCCTCGAAGCAATCTGTAAAGCACTCGATTGTCAGCCTAATGATATTTTAGAATATATTGAAGATTAAAAAACACTCAAAAAATACTATCTTAGATGCTCAAAATTTAACGCAATGCAAAGAGCACTTTTACTAATCGTATTTTTAAGTTTATTTAGCTGCAAACAAGAAGTAAATAGAGAAACAGCTTCTGCTTCTACTAATGGAACATCTACCTACAGCATTTCTTTTGAAAACGCAGTACATCATGAAGCCGTGATTAATGCAACCTTTACAGGACTACCAGTAGGCGAAGCAGAATTTCGTATGAGTCGTACCTCACCAGGACGATACGCATTGCATGAGTTTATGAAAAACATATACGATGTAAAAGTTACTGATGGTGTTGGAAATGAATTAAAAACTACGCGTCCAGATCCATATTCTTGGTTGGTAAATGGTCACGACGGCACTATAAAAGTTAGCTATACATTATATGCCAATCGAGGTGATGGTACCTATGCTCAAGTTGATGAAACACACGCGCATCTTAATATTCCAGCAACTTTTATATACGCACCAAGTTTAGAAAATAACGATATTGAAGTTACTTTTAATGTCCGTGAAGATTTAGGTTGGAAAGTTGCTACGCAATTAAAGCATGTTGAGGGCAATACCTATTACGCCAGAGATTTACAATATTTTATGGATAGCCCAACTGAGGTAAGTAATCATAGTGTACGTTCGTTTGATGTAGGTGACCAAAAAGTAAATTTCGCATTGCACCATAATGGTACCGATGCCGAGTTTGATGAATTTTTCGAAAGAGTCAAAAAAGTAGTATTACAGCAAGAAGCTGTGTTTGGCGAACTACCAAAGTACGATTATGGCGAATACACCTTTTTGGGTTGCTATATTCCAAATGCATCAGGGGATGGTATGGAACATCGTAATTCTACTATTGTTACAAGTACACGTAGTCTAGCCAATGGCGGACTCTCAGGTAATTTAGGAACTGTATCACACGAATTTTTCCATTGTTGGAATGTAGAGCGTATTCGTCCACAAAGTTTAGACCCATTCGATTTTAAAGAAGCTAATATGAGTGGCGAATTATGGTTTGCCGAAGGCTTTACCAGTTACTACACCAATTTAATGATTACTCGCGCAGGACTAATGGAACCTGAGCGTTACGTTCGTGGATTAACAGGCACTTTTAATTATGTGTGGAATTCCCCAGGGCGCAAATTCTTCAACCCTATCGAAATGAGTTATCAAGCTCCTTTTGTAGATGCGGCTCGTTCGGTAGACGATATCAACCGTAACAATACCTTTATTTCATATTATTCCTATGGAAGTGCACTAGGTTTGGCTTTAGATTTATCACTACGTGAGCAAGGATTAAATCTAGACGATTATATGAAATTGGTTTGGACCACCTACGGAAAAGTAGAAGATTACTATACCATTCAAGATTTGCATAATACATTAAATGAGTATGCGGGAGCAGACTTTGGTGATGCTTTTTTTAATAATTACATTTATAAAAGCGAAATGCCTGACTATGAACGTTTATTTAAAAATGTAGGCGTCTATTTAGCAAATAATAAAGAACGTGTCTCTTTCGGAGGATTTTTAAGAAACCAAACCATTACGGCTAATGTAACAATAGGTTCATCAGCTTATGAAGCAGGATTAGAGAAAGGAGATAAACTAATTAAAATAGGGGATATAGTACTTACTGAAACAACAAGACTTAATGATGTGATTAGTCAATATAAGCCTAATGATATGGTGACTGTAACTTATGAACGTTTAGGAAAAGCGAGAACCACACAATTAACTTTTCAGCAGGATCCATCGTATAGCATTTCATTATTTGAAGTCAATAATATAGAATTACCTGATGAAGCCAAAGCTAATCGTGATGCCTGGTTAAAGGCGAAATGATAAATTTATGAATATTGAATTTCTCCTGTTTCTTGATAAGTATCTTTATTAACCCATTGATGATTACCTTTTACTGAAGCATCTAATAAATCTATTTGTAACTTTTCAGCAATTAGATATCCATTTTTAATGGATTCATCATAGTTTTCTAAAATCATTAAGTTTAAAATTTTATTTTTTTGATACCATAAATTTATTTGAAAATAACTACCTGTTTTAAAAACTGAAACATATTCTAGATCTATCAAATCTTGCCATGTTTCTTTATAATTAAAAACTCCTATTTGATACTGATGTTTTATTTTCTTTTTTTCAAAATTTAAATGAATATTATGTATGGCAATTGAGCGAATTGAAGATAAAAATAATATGCATATTAAGAGAATTAAATAAATTGTAATAGTCCATTTTTGAGGATGATTTAAAAAATCTTTATATAAAAATAAGTATACTATATAACTTAGTAAGCTTGCATATAAGAATGCTACTATAACCCTATTTATTAATGGTTTTTTTGGCTCTCTTATTATAAGGTCACTTTTATACATTCTACAAATATATAGAAAGCGTATTTTACTTTTTATACTCAAAAGGTCTTTGTATTTTTATAAAATATGTTTGCGCTTGTCGATTGTAATAATTTTTATGCATCTTGTGAACGGGTATTTAACCCGAATTTGCAACATAAACCTATAGCAATACTTTCTAATAATGATGGCTGTGTAATCTCCAGGAGTGATGAAGCTAAAGCCATCGGACTCCCTATGGGAGCACCTATTTTTAAATGGGAAAGTTTTTGTAAAATAAATCATATTCAAATATTATCCTCTAACTATCCATTATATGGTGACTTAAGTAGTCGTGTAATGTCTATTCTCGAGCAATTAACACCTAACGTGGAAATATATAGTATTGACGAAGCCTTTATTGAGTTTAATAATTTAGAGAATGATAATGAGTTTGGCCTTAAAATACGTGAACGTATTTTAAAATGGATAGGTATTCCAACTTCTGTAGGTATAGCTCCAACAAAAGCATTGTCTAAAGTAGCAAATAAAATAGCACGAAAATTTTCGAAAGAAACCAAAGGAGTTTATGTTATAGATTCTGAAGAAAAGCGGATTAAAGCTTTAAAATGGATTAAAATTGAAGATGTATGGGGTATAGGTTATGGACTTCAAAAACGATTAAAAGCTAAAAATTGTAAAACAGCTTATGATTTTGTGCAATTACCAGATGAGTGGATACGCAAGCATTTTTCAATTGTAGAATGGCGACTTAAAAAAGAATTAGAAGGTATTTCAAAATTAACATTAGATCATTTGAAAACCAAACGTGCCATTGCAACTACACGAAGTTTTGAATATACGTATTCTGATATTGATAATATAAAAGAACGCATTTCGACTTTTGCGAGCAGTTGCGCTGAAAAATTAAGAGTACAAGGTTCCAGTTGCTATGTTATTTATGTTATATTAAGAAGTGACCGTCATAAAAAAAATACAGAGCAACATCGTGTAAGTACAATTGTTAATTTACCATATCCTACAGACTCATCCATTATTATAAGTAATGAAGCAGTAAAAGCAGTAATGACTATTTTTAAAAAAGGTGTAAAATACAAGCGTGCAGGTGTTATTGTCACAGGGTTAGTGCCTACGGATAATTTTCAACTCAATTTATTTCAGAAAGAAAACCCAAAACATAAACCATTGATGCAATCGATAGATATTTTAAATACAAAATATGGCGATTATAAAATAAAATTGGCTAATCAAGATTTAAAACGTACTTGGAAAATGCGTCAAGAACGCTTATCGCCAAGGTACACGACAGATATTAATGATATTATAAAAGTAAAATGATACTACATAAATCTAAACACCTTACATTTTTTACTCCTGAAAATTTTAAAGATACAGGCGCTCATTTTTTTGATACAGGTATTTCAGCAGGTTTTCCATCACCAGCTGAAGATTTTAAACAACAACGTTTATCATTAGATAAAGAACTTATTAAAAATAAAGAAGCAACTTTTTTTGCACGGGTTAGTGGGCAATCTATGATAGGAGCAGGATTAGATGATAACGATCTTTTGGTTATTGATAGAAGTTTAGATCCTGCACATAATAAAATTGCGGTTTGTTTTTTAGATGGTGAGTTTACTGTAAAACGATTAAAAATTGAAAATGAAGAGTTATGGTTACAGCCAGAAAACCCTAGTTATAAGCCTATTCAAGTTACTGAAGAGAATAACTTTGTAATTTGGGGTATCGTTACTAATGTGATTAAAAGAGTTTAATTTATATAGTGCAGAATATTGTTTATAAACGAGCAGAATTAAATACAGAATTGAAGCAAATTCTACAGCTTCAAAATGCAAATTTACCTAATACTGTTTCAGAAACAGATCAAATTAAAGAGGCGTTTTTAACGGTAGTTCATAACTTTAAACTGCTTAAAGCAATGAATAATGTGTGCCCACATATTATCGCTGTAGACAAGAAAAAAGTGATTGGATATGCTTTGTGTATGGATAAAGCTTTTAATGATAGCATAGATATTATTAAACCATTATTTGAAAAAATAGAAAAGAACGATATGGTATCTAATTTAAAATATATTGTTATGGGACAAGTTTGCATTGCTAAAACATATAGAGGGCGAGGTGTTTTTAGAAAACTTTATCAAGTAATGAAAAAAGTATTACAATTAGATTATGATGTCCTTATTACAGAAGTAGATACTAAAAACATAAGATCTGTGAATGCACATCGTGCAATTGGATTTAATGTATTATATTCATATCGCTCTAATCAACAAGATTGGCAAATTATATATTTAAATTTAAAATAGATTTTTTTAAAACCACAACACTAACTTTATTAAAATGACTGAGCAAAAAAACTACAAACAAGCTTTATCTACACTTGTTACCGTATTTTTCTTTTGGGGATTTATTGCTGCTTCTAATGGTGTATTCATTCCGTTTTGTAAAACGTATTTTGCAATTGATCAATTTCAATCTCAATTAGTTGACTTCGCATTTTACGGAGCATATTATTTTGGTGCTTTGGTACTATTTATACTATCAAATACTAAAGGAAAAGATATTATGAATGCTTGGGGTTATAAAAATGGGATTATATATGGACTTTTATTAAGTGCTTTGGGTGCAGTTGTTATGTTTCCAGCTATAGCAGGCGCAGAACCAGGAGATTCTAATGTATTTTATTATGTGTTGATTGCATTGTTTATTGTTGGACTAGGGTTCTCTATTCAACAAACGGCAGCAAATCCCTTTGCTATAGCTTTAGGAGATCCAGAAAAAGGTGCACATCGATTAAATTTGGCTGGAGGAGTAAATTCTTTTGGAACAACAATAGGACCTATAGTAATTGCACTTATTTTATTTGGATCTGCACCAAAATCGGGAGCAGAATTAGATGCTTTAATTACTAGTGGGGGTATCAAACTTTCAACAATACAATATTTATATTTAGCAGTTGGAGGTTTGTTTGTGTTAGCAGCAGCTTTATTTTATTTTTCTAAAAGATTACCTCAAGGAAAAGCAGATGCAACAATTATAAAAGCGCCAAAAGCTATAGGTGCATTAACAATAATGACTATCTTATTAATTGCTTGTTTTTATTTGATTTTTGGTCAATACAAAAATGAGATACCAGACAATGACTTTATTTTAAAGCTAACCATCGTAAGTTTAGTTATTGTTATAGGAGTTTTGTTAATTTCTAATATGATGGCTAAAAAAAATGAAACAGGATGGGGAGCTATGCGTTATCCACAGCTAGTTTTAGGGATGCTAGCTATATTTACCTATGTTGGTGTTGAAGTTACCATTCAAAGTAATTTAGGAGAACTATTAAAATTTGTAACAAAAACTGTTAACGGCGTAGACTTGAATCCATTAGGATTAAGAGCAATGAGTGATACTGAGATAGCTCCATTAATATCAATGTATTGGGGAGGACTAATGATAGGAAGATGGGCTGGAGCCATTACTGTATTTAATCCATCTAATAAAATAAAAACGTGGTTATATATCCTTGTTCCTTATATTGCTTTTGGAGTTATTTTATTTGTGAATTATATCTCTGGTTTTAGCGTAAAAGGATTATTCTTGTTTGCAATTTGTGTAGCGATACAAATAGGAGCATTTTTTGTAGGTAAAGATAAACCGGCTCTAACACTCAAAATATTTGGATTGTTGGGAGTGTTTGCTATTTTAATTGGGCTATTTACTAGCGGTACAGTGGCATTGTTTGCCTTTTTAAGTGGAGGATTGTTCTGCTCTATTATGTGGCCTAGTATTTTTGCATTAAGCATTAGAGGTTTAGGAAAATATACATCTCAAGGATCTGCATTTTTAATTATGATGATCTTAGGAGGAGCAATAATCCCGCCATTACAAGGAAAGTTAGCAGATGTTATAGGAATTCATAATTCATATTGGATAGCTGCAGGATGCTTTTTATACTTAGCATTTTTTGCACAACGAGTTGAAGGTTTAATAAGAAAAGCTAAAGTAATTTAAAAAAATAATGATATAAAACAAAAAACGCGGAGCAATTAGCTTCGCGTTTTTTGTTTTATATAGATTAAGAAATTAATCAGCTAATACAATAACTTTATTATCTTTCATTTCTATAGTTCCAGAATTAATAGCTAATAACATTCCTTTATCACCTTTAGTAAATTTGTCTTGAACTTCTTCTTCTAATTGAATATCTCCAAAAATTTTCACATTCCCTTCTTTTAATAAAGATACAATAGGTGCGTGATTATTTAACATTTCAAAGTCACCATTTACACCTGGTACAGAAATAGAGTTTACTTCTCCACTGAATAAAGTTGCTTCTGGGGTTACAATTTCTAAATACATAAATAAAAGGTATTTAATTTATTTCCGTAAAAACGAAAAACTTATTATTTATTACGCTTCAGCTAACATTTTCTCTCCAGCTTCAATCGCTTCTTCTATAGTTCCTTTAAGGTTAAAAGCAGCTTCTGGTAAATGATCTAATTCACCATCCATAATTTGATTAAACCCTTTAATTGTTTCTTTAATATCAACTAATACTCCTGGGATACCTGTAAATTGCTCAGCTACATGGAATGGTTGAGATAAGAAACGTTGTACACGTCTTGCTCTACCTACAGCCATTTTATCTTCTTCAGATAATTCTTCCATACCAAGGATCGCAATAATATCTTGTAACTCTTTATAACGTTGTAACAACTCTTTTACACGTTGCGCACAATTATAATGTTCATCACCTAAAATATCAGCAGTTAAAATTCTAGATGTAGAATCTAATGGATCTACAGCAGGATAAATACCTAACTCTGCAATTTTACGAGATAATACTGTTGTCGCATCTAAGTGAGCAAATGTTGTGGCTGGTGCTGGATCTGTTAAATCATCTGCAGGAACGTAAACCGCTTGTACAGATGTAATAGATCCTTTTTTAGTAGAAGTAATACGCTCTTGCATAGCACCCATCTCTGTTGCTAATGTAGGTTGATATCCTACCGCAGATGGCATACGCCCAAGTAATGCAGATACTTCAGAACCTGCTTGTGTAAAACGGAAAATATTATCTACGAAAAATAATACATCTTTCCCTTGACCATCTCCAGCTCCATCACGGAAATATTCAGCAATAGTTAAACCAGATAATGCTACACGAGCACGAGCTCCAGGAGGTTCATTCATTTGCCCAAATACGAAAGTTGCTTTAGATTCTTTCATTACAGATTTATCAACCTTAGTTAAATCCCATCCGCCATCTTCCATAGAGTGCATGAAATCATCACCATATCTAATAATACCTGATTCTAACATCTCACGAAGTAAATCATTTCCTTCACGAGTACGTTCTCCTACTCCTGCAAATACAGAAAGACCACCGTGACCTTTTGCTATATTGTTAATCAATTCCTGAATTAATACTGTTTTACCTACTCCAGCACCTCCAAATAATCCAATCTTACCACCTTTTGCATAAGGCTCAATAAGATCAATTACTTTAATACCTGTAAATAAAACTTCAGTAGAAGTTGATAAATCTTCAAATTTTGGTGCCTCCCTGTGAATAGGAAGTCCATCATTTCCAGCTTTAGGTAAATCTCCTAAACCATCAATGGCATCTCCAATTACATTAAAAAGACGACCGTATACATCACCACCAATTGGCATTTGTATAGGAGCACCAGTAGCATTAACTTCTGTTCCTCTATTTAAACCATCTGATGAATCCATTGCTATAGTACGAACAGTATCTTCACCAATGTGAGATTGTACTTCAAGTACTAATTTTGAACCATCTGGCTTATTAATTTCTAACGAATCATAAATCTTTGGTAGTTCAGAACCAGCTCCGAATTCAACATCGATAACTGGACCTACTATTTGTGCAACTTTACCTGTAACTTTAGACATTACTTATGTGTTTATTGTTTTGCTAAAATGATAAACGAAAATACAGCTTGATTTTCGCGCTGCAAAGATATATTTTTTAATTAAAAATAAAGGTGTTTAAATTCAAAAAATAGATATTTTTTTAGAACTTGTTTTTTAACTAAAAAAGAAAGGGTTTAAAATAAAAAACCCAGAACAAAATTCTGGGTCTTAAGTTTTTATATAATATTATTTTTAT is from Flavobacteriaceae bacterium and encodes:
- a CDS encoding F0F1 ATP synthase subunit epsilon, with translation MYLEIVTPEATLFSGEVNSISVPGVNGDFEMLNNHAPIVSLLKEGNVKIFGDIQLEEEVQDKFTKGDKGMLLAINSGTIEMKDNKVIVLAD
- a CDS encoding F0F1 ATP synthase subunit beta is translated as MSKVTGKVAQIVGPVIDVEFGAGSELPKIYDSLEINKPDGSKLVLEVQSHIGEDTVRTIAMDSSDGLNRGTEVNATGAPIQMPIGGDVYGRLFNVIGDAIDGLGDLPKAGNDGLPIHREAPKFEDLSTSTEVLFTGIKVIDLIEPYAKGGKIGLFGGAGVGKTVLIQELINNIAKGHGGLSVFAGVGERTREGNDLLREMLESGIIRYGDDFMHSMEDGGWDLTKVDKSVMKESKATFVFGQMNEPPGARARVALSGLTIAEYFRDGAGDGQGKDVLFFVDNIFRFTQAGSEVSALLGRMPSAVGYQPTLATEMGAMQERITSTKKGSITSVQAVYVPADDLTDPAPATTFAHLDATTVLSRKIAELGIYPAVDPLDSTSRILTADILGDEHYNCAQRVKELLQRYKELQDIIAILGMEELSEEDKMAVGRARRVQRFLSQPFHVAEQFTGIPGVLVDIKETIKGFNQIMDGELDHLPEAAFNLKGTIEEAIEAGEKMLAEA